The following proteins are encoded in a genomic region of Pungitius pungitius chromosome 19, fPunPun2.1, whole genome shotgun sequence:
- the cdh10a gene encoding cadherin-10a encodes MVTNPVVLLLVLSVLWPSTALPFTPGSIGSLFGMPDSDGRTLQRSKRGWMWNQFFLLEEYAGNDHQYVGKLHSNMDRGDGNVKYVLTGDGAGSLFLIDEKSGDIHATKRLDREEKAMYSLNAKVLDRRTNLELEPDTEFNIKIHDINDNEPKFAKDTYFASVPEMSEVGTSVATVTANDADDETYGNSAKLVYSILQGQPYFSVDSENGTIKTALPGMDREVKENYQVVIQAKDMAGQMGGLSGTTTVSITLSDVNDSPPRFANHSFRVTTVESTEIGGAIGRIKADDPDVGRNAEMEYSIVGGHDTFNIITDQTTQEGVIIIKKALDYESKRDYEFRVEVKNTYLDARFIHGLQFKDYATVKVTVEDVDEPPVFTRNPYVIEVHEDTAAGSFVGVVSARDPDADSKPVKYSIDRHTDLERLFNIDSVNGTITTLKALDREMSKWHNISVVATEINNPRQTTRVPVFIKVLDVNDNAPEFAMSYDTFVCENVKAGQLIQTISAVDTDEPLVGHKFVFSISATNPNFTIADREDNTANILTRRGGFSRREMSMYFLPVVISDNDYPIQSSTSTLIVRVCACDSRGNMQTCNPEVLPFSDGLTTGALVAILLCVVILLMIVVLFAALRRQRKKEPLIISKEDVRDNVVSYNDEGGGEEDTQAFDIGTLRNPEVMDANKLRRDIIPEMLFPFRRTSPIKDNADVRDFINGRLQENDVDPTAPPYDSLATYAYEGSGSLAESLSSLESGATEGDHDYDYLSSWGPPFKKLAEMYIGKSPDREA; translated from the exons CTGCACTCCAACATGGACCGAGGCGACGGCAACGTGAAGTACGTCCTGACCGGGGACGGCGCCGGCAGCCTGTTCCTGATCGACGAGAAATCCGGGGACATCCACGCCACCAAGAGGCTGGACCGGGAGGAGAAGGCAATGTACTCGCTCAACGCCAAGGTGCTGGACCGCAGAACCAACCTGGAGCTGGAGCCCGACACCGAGTTCAACATCAAAATCCACGACATCAACGACAACGAGCCAAAGTTTGCCAAGGACACCTACTTTGCCAGCGTCCCCGAAATGTCCGAAGTTG GTACATCTGTTGCCACAGTAACCGCTAACGATGCCGACGATGAAACGTATGGGAACAGTGCCAAGCTGGTATACAGCATTCTGCAGGGACAGCCATATTTCTCTGTGGATTCTGAAAATG gcACCATCAAGACAGCCCTGCCTGGCATGGACAGAGAAGTCAAGGAAAACTACCAGGTTGTGATCCAGGCCAAAGACATGGCCGGACAGATGGGGGGCCTCTCTGGGACCACCACAGTCAGCATCACCCTCTCCGATGTCAACGACAGCCCGCCGCGCTTCGCCAACC ATTCCTTCCGGGTGACCACCGTGGAGTCCACGGAGATCGGAGGCGCCATCGGACGCATCAAGGCTGATGATCCAGATGTCGGGCGCAATGCTGAGATGGAGTACAGTATTGTCGGGGGCCACGACACATTCAACATTATCACAGACCAAACCACACAGGAAGGAGTCATcataataaaaaag GCCCTGGATTACGAAAGTAAGAGGGACTACGAGTTCAGGGTGGAGGTGAAAAACACCTACTTAGACGCCAGGTTCATCCACGGTTTGCAGTTCAAAGACTACGCCACGGTCAAGGTGACCGTGGAGGACGTGGACGAGCCCCCGGTCTTCACCAGGAACCCTTACGTCATCGAGGTGCACGAGGACACGGCGGCCGGCAGCTTCGTCGGCGTGGTGTCGGCCAGGGACCCCGACGCCGACTCCAAGCCCGTCAA GTACTCCATTGATCGGCACACAGACCTGGAGAGGCTGTTCAACATCGATTCTGTGAATGGCACCATCACAACACTGAAAGCCCTGGACAGAGAAATGTCCAAATGGCACAACATCTCAGTGGTGGCCACTGAAATAA atAACCCACGGCAGACCACCCGGGTGCCCGTGTTCATCAAGGTGTTGGATGTCAACGACAACGCCCCTGAGTTTGCCATGTCCTACGACACATTTGTATGCGAGAACGTCAAAGCCGGACAG CTGATTCAGACAATAAGTGCCGTTGACACGGACGAACCCCTCGTTGGACACAAGTTTGTCTTCAGCATAAGTGCCACCAATCCGAACTTCACCATTGCTGACAGGGAAG acaacACCGCCAACATCCTCACGCGGAGGGGAGGTTTCAGCCGGCGGGAGATGAGCATGTACTTCCTGCCCGTGGTGATCTCAGACAACGACTACCCCATCCAGAGCAGCACCAGCACGCTGATTGTGCGCGTGTGCGCCTGTGACAGCCGCGGGAACATGCAGACCTGCAACCCGGAGGTCCTGCCCTTCTCAGACGGCCTCACGACCGGAGCGCTGGTGGCCATACTGCTCTGCGTCGTCATCCTCctca TGATCGTGGTGCTGTTTGCTGCCCTGCggaggcagaggaagaaggagcCTCTGATCATCTCCAAAGAGGATGTCAGAGACAACGTCGTCAGCTACAACGACGAAGGGGGCGGAGAGGAGGACACGCAGGCCTTTGATATCGGCACGCTGCGCAACCCGGAGGTGATGGACGCTAACAAGCTGCGGCGGGACATCATCCCCGAGATGCTGTTCCCCTTTCGGAGGACGTCGCCCATAAAGGACAACGCCGACGTCAGAGACTTCATTAACGGGCGTCTCCAGGAGAACGACGTGGACCCCACGGCGCCGCCCTACGACTCGCTGGCCACGTACGCCTACGAGGGCAGCGGCTCGCTGGCCGAGTCCCTCAGCTCGCTGGAGTCGGGGGCCACCGAGGGGGACCACGACTACGACTACCTCAGCAGCTGGGGGCCGCCCTTCAAAAAGCTGGCCGAGATGTACATCGGGAAAAGCCCCGACAGAGAGGCCTAG